From the genome of Uranotaenia lowii strain MFRU-FL chromosome 1, ASM2978415v1, whole genome shotgun sequence, one region includes:
- the LOC129740056 gene encoding signal recognition particle subunit SRP54 yields MVLADLGRKITNALHSLSKATIINEEVLDAMLKEICMALLEADVNIRLVKKLRENVKSVIDFDEMAGGLNKRRMIQSAVFKELVKLVDPGVKPYQPVKGRPNIIMFVGLQGSGKTTTCTKLAYHYQKKNWKSCLVCADTFRAGAYDQIKQNATKARIPFYGSYTEVDPVVIAQDGVEMFKKEGFEFIIVDTSGRHKQEESLFEEMLAVATAIKPDNIIFVMDATIGQACEAQAKAFKEKVDIGSVIITKLDGHAKGGGALSAVAATNSPIIFIGTGEHIDDLEPFKTKPFISKLLGMGDIEGLIDKVNELNLDDNEELIDKIKHGQFTIRDMYEQFQNIMKMGPFSQIMGMIPGFSQDFMTKGGEQESMARIKRLMTMMDSMSDGELDNKDGAKLFSKQPTRVIRVASGSGVTERDVRDLISQYTKFAAVIKKMGGIKGLFKSGDMAKNVNPTQMAKLNQQMAKMIDPRMFQQMGGMSGLQNMMRQLQQGAGGLQNLMGGFGKS; encoded by the exons ATGGTGTTAGCGGATCTCGGGCGAAAAATCACGAATGCTTTGCATTCGCTGAGCAAGGCTACGATCATCAATGAAGAG GTTCTCGATGCTATGCTCAAGGAGATCTGCATGGCCCTGCTGGAGGCCGATGTGAACATCCGACTGGTGAAGAAGCTGCGGGAGAATGTGAAATCGGTTATCGATTTCGACGAAATGGCCGGAGGTCTGAACAAACGGCGGATGATACAGTCGGCCGTCTTTAAGGAACTGGTCAAGCTGGTCGATCCGGGTGTTAAGCCCTATCAGCCAGTCAAGGGCCGTCCCAATATTATCATGTTTGTCGGGTTGCAG GGTTCCGGTAAAACGACCACCTGCACCAAGCTGGCCTACCACTACCAGAAGAAGAACTGGAAGTCGTGTCTGGTGTGTGCGGATACTTTCCGTGCCGGTGCTTACGATCAGATCAAGCAGAACGCCACCAAAGCTCGTATTCCCTTTTACGGTAGCTACACCGAAGTCGATCCGGTTGTGATTGCCCAAGATGGTGTGGAGATGTTTAAGAAGGAGGGCTTCGAGTTTATCATTGTCGATACCAGTGGTCGGCACAAGCAGGAGGAATCGCTGTTCGAGGAGATGTTGGCCGTTGCGACGGCTATCAAGCCGGATAATATTATCTTCGTGATGGACGCTACGATTGGACAGGCTTGCGAGGCTCAAGCTAAGGCCTTCAAGGAGAAGGTAGACATCGGGTCCGTGATCATTACCAAGCTGGATGGACACGCCAAGGGAGGTGGTGCGCTGTCGGC tgTGGCGGCAACCAACTCGCCGATCATCTTCATCGGAACCGGAGAGCACATTGACGATTTGGAACCGTTCAAGACGAAACCCTTCATCAGCAAGCTGCTTGGAATGGGTGACATCGAGGGGCTGATTGACAAAGTTAACGAGCTGAATCTGGACGACAACGAAGAGTTGATTGACAAAATCAAACACGGACAGTTCACGATACGGGACATGTACGAGCAGTTCCAGAACATCATGAAGATGGGACCGTTCTCGCAAATTATG GGCATGATCCCAGGCTTCTCGCAGGACTTCATGACCAAGGGTGGGGAGCAGGAATCGATGGCCCGCATCAAGCGCCTCATGACCATGATGGATTCGATGTCCGATGGGGAGCTAGACAACAAGGACGGGGCGAAGCTGTTCAGTAAACAGCCAACCCGGGTGATCCGCGTGGCGTCAGGGTCGGGTGTAACGGAGCGGGACGTGCGGGATCTGATCTCGCAGTACACCAAGTTTGCTGCAGTCATTAAGAAAATGGGCGGCATCAAGGGTCTGTTCAAGAGTGGCGATATGGCGAAAAACGTTAACCCCACGCAGATGGCTAAGCTCAATCAGCAGATGGCCAAGATGATCGACCCCCGGATGTTCCAGCAGATGGGCGGCATGAGTGGGCTGCAGAACATGATGCGGCAGCTGCAGCAGGGTGCCGGCGGGCTGCAGAACCTGATGGGCGGATTCGGTAAGTCTTGA
- the LOC129758574 gene encoding uncharacterized protein LOC129758574: MTHLVDEDRTRVEVIDHPNYSFTQGVVYEPDTKEYSEEDLLKELSREGVTAVKRITNKDKQTGLIKNTPLLILTFKGTKRPTHILFGMLRISVRAYYPSVLQCRSCAAYGHARKHCTSEAVCFRCSQKHELDKDQDCPNPEYCYHCKGAHSPISKSCPVFRKEEAVVRIKVDKGVTYREARDEVERTSSQSSYSSKVQSRLNEHSDKDREIKLLQKEVEKLRDQLKDFALLKSQLEALQVLHQAALKVNQEPSGSSQTSIRPTDDNMETASKTRVSRIDSGKRTSAIIHKIPQNQTTSNSQRYSTRSMSRKRSSQTLPQAEYDKTSKKPHAEQPIEYDIMLSSEGHTSDDNDNDD; this comes from the coding sequence ATGACTCACCTTGTGGATGAAGATCGAACCCGCGTAGAAGTGATAGATCACCCAAATTACAGTTTCACGCAAGGCGTGGTCTACGAACCTGACACCAAAGAATACAGTGAAGAGGATCTTTTGAAGGAACTTAGCCGAGAAGGAGTTACTGCTGTCAAACGGATCACTAACAAAGATAAACAAACCGGTCTGATCAAAAACACACCTCTCCTGATACTAACTTTTAAAGGGACCAAAAGGCCAACCCATATTCTCTTTGGGATGCTACGGATCAGTGTTCGTGCGTATTATCCGTCCGTACTACAGTGCCGCAGCTGCGCTGCCTACGGCCACGCCCGTAAGCATTGTACGAGCGAAGCGGTGTGTTTCAGATGCTCACAAAAACACGAGCTCGACAAGGATCAGGATTGTCCGAACCCAGAGTACTGCTACCATTGTAAAGGCGCTCACTCACCGATCAGCAAAAGCTGTCCGGTCTTCCGAAAGGAGGAAGCAGTGGTTCGTATTAAAGTTGACAAAGGTGTTACGTATCGAGAAGCCCGAGACGAAGTTGAACGAACAAGCTCTCAAAGTTCATACTCAAGCAAAGTTCAGAGTCGTTTGAACGAACATTCCGACAAGGACCGAGAAATTAAGCTGCTCCAAAAAGAAGTCGAGAAGCTCAGAGATCAACTGAAAGACTTTGCGCTACTCAAATCTCAACTCGAGGCTTTACAAGTTCTCCACCAGGCAGCCCTCAAAGTTAACCAAGAACCATCTGGCAGTAGCCAAACGAGCATTAGACCAACTGATGACAATATGGAAACAGCTTCAAAAACCCGTGTATCTAGAATAGATTCAGGAAAAAGAACTTCGGCAATCATTCACAAAATCCCACAGAATCAGACCACCTCAAACTCGCAACGATATTCTACTCGTAGCATGAGCAGGAAACGGAGCTCGCAAACGCTTCCTCAAGCCGAATACgataaaacatcgaaaaaacCCCACGCTGAACAACCAATTGAATACGACATCATGCTGAGTTCCGAAGGACATACATCCGATGACAACGACAACGATGACTGA